CCAGTCCGGATCCCCCTTTACAGTCACCGTCAACCTTAGCAATTGCGTCTTCGTTGCCAATCTCGCCCAGTTTGGCGGCGCCATCGACAGTGATGGAATTCTCAACATCCATGATTGCATCCTGGCGGAAAACACCTCTGGCTCACAAGGCGGTGTCCTCTATAACTTCGGCGCCGGGATCGCGACCATCGATCATTCCACCCTCGCGAACAATGAAGTCAACGGCGACGGCGGTGCGATTTGGAACAACCATACCCTGAACATCACTGCCAGCACTTTATCCGGTAACGCAGCTACGGGCGACGGCGGCGCCATCGAAAGCACGAACGGCACGGTCACCATCGTGAATTCTACAATCAGTTCCAACCTGGCCACCGGGTCGGGCGGGGCGATCGTCAACGGCGGCACCCTCGATGTCGATGCCACCACCATCGCCTTCAACCACGCCAACGATGCCGGCGGCGTCGAGAGTCTTCTCAGTGCCTCGCTCGCTTCCGTCATTAACACCATCATCGCCAGCAACACCGCCACCACGGCGGATGCAGATGTCAAAGGCGTCTTCGATAGCCAGGGCGACAATCTCATCGGTAACACCAACGGCGCAACGGGCTGGATCGGCGGCGACCTGGTCAATGTGGATGCGAAACTGGGGCCTCTCCAGGACAACGGCGGCGCCACATTCACGCACCTGCTGCTGACCAACAGTCCGGCTCTGGACGCCGGTGATGACGCGAATCGCCAGGTCACCGATCAACGCGATGTCTCCCGTCCCCAAGGGAAGGGGACCGATATCGGCGCCGTGGAAACCAGCCTGTGTGAAATTGACACCAATACGCCCCCGATCTCGATTGCCTGCTCCAGCAATCTCACCGTCATCGCCACGTTTGTCGGCGGAGCAACGGTCACCTTTGCTGTCACCGCCGTCGACAACTGCGACACGGATACGCCCGTTGTTGTCAGCTTCCCGGCCTCCGGCAATGTGTTCGCCTTCGGGACGAATACCGTGAATTCCGCGGCCACCAACGGGCTAGGGGGCCAGATCGGTTGTAGCTTCACGATTTTCGTCGAGGGCTCGCGCAATGTGCTGCAGGACCAACTTCAGCAGTTGACGGCCCTCTTCAATGCAGCCCCGACCGGCCCGAATGCCAAGGGGCTGGCGAAAGCCATCGTCGCGCTGACAAAAGGCGTTGACGCGCTAAATTGGGCCACGGACGAAGATCCGAACTCAAAGACCGGCAAGGCCGTTTTCAGCGCGGCGGCCAGGGCCGTGAGCAGCCTCCTCGCCTTGCAAAAGAAGAACGGGCCTGATGCGGCGCTGCAAGGAATCATCGACCAGACAATCGCATCCACCCGGCTCGCCGCAGTGATTTCGATTCAGAGCTTCCTGGGTGGAAGCGCAAAGGACCTTGCAAAAGCGCAAGCGGCACTCAGCAGTGGCGATGCGGCGACCAAACCGGTTACCGCGATACATGACTACGCCCATGCG
This is a stretch of genomic DNA from Verrucomicrobiia bacterium. It encodes these proteins:
- a CDS encoding choice-of-anchor Q domain-containing protein, which produces MKTTTSSFGLILKTVATLFIFTIAGSGDRLLATTYTVNSAADNGAGAGTSGDLRYCLAHVADGDGVTFSLPNPTTITLTQGEILVQNSVTLTGPGTGNLFINGTGGHRIFTLATGGSTNLTINISGLTFTNGASGSIGGALLIQSGSPFTVTVNLSNCVFVANLAQFGGAIDSDGILNIHDCILAENTSGSQGGVLYNFGAGIATIDHSTLANNEVNGDGGAIWNNHTLNITASTLSGNAATGDGGAIESTNGTVTIVNSTISSNLATGSGGAIVNGGTLDVDATTIAFNHANDAGGVESLLSASLASVINTIIASNTATTADADVKGVFDSQGDNLIGNTNGATGWIGGDLVNVDAKLGPLQDNGGATFTHLLLTNSPALDAGDDANRQVTDQRDVSRPQGKGTDIGAVETSLCEIDTNTPPISIACSSNLTVIATFVGGATVTFAVTAVDNCDTDTPVVVSFPASGNVFAFGTNTVNSAATNGLGGQIGCSFTIFVEGSRNVLQDQLQQLTALFNAAPTGPNAKGLAKAIVALTKGVDALNWATDEDPNSKTGKAVFSAAARAVSSLLALQKKNGPDAALQGIIDQTIASTRLAAVISIQSFLGGSAKDLAKAQAALSSGDAATKPVTAIHDYAHAWHSASL